One window of Paenibacillus sp. FSL K6-3182 genomic DNA carries:
- a CDS encoding L-lactate dehydrogenase, producing the protein MKKSKVVVIGVGAVGSTTAYTLLLRSRMDELVLIDANAGKAVGDALDMNHGMPFLGQTKVWAGTYEDCKDADIVIITAGAAQKPGEPRLNLLKRNIAIYESIVSEVLKYNDDGILLIASNPVDIMSYFCQKKSGWPTHRVIGSGTLLDSARFRYLIGERLQLDPRSVHAHIIGEHGDSELPLWSLANVAGSSISLSEEEKSDIFTHTRDAAYEIIEAKGATYYAIALALDRIVTAILSNESAVLNVSTLVENYHGISDVYMGVPCVVDRNGVREVLDIPITEEEKALLHRSANKLKELIKTISV; encoded by the coding sequence ATGAAAAAATCAAAAGTTGTCGTTATTGGTGTAGGAGCAGTAGGATCCACAACAGCCTATACGCTGCTGCTTCGCAGCCGGATGGATGAGCTAGTGTTAATAGATGCGAATGCAGGCAAAGCAGTTGGGGATGCGCTTGATATGAATCACGGGATGCCATTCCTTGGTCAGACTAAAGTATGGGCAGGCACTTATGAGGACTGTAAGGATGCGGATATCGTCATCATTACAGCTGGAGCAGCACAGAAGCCTGGGGAGCCAAGGCTGAATCTATTAAAGCGCAACATTGCCATCTATGAAAGCATCGTATCCGAAGTACTGAAATACAATGATGACGGCATTCTATTAATCGCGTCGAATCCGGTAGATATTATGAGTTACTTCTGCCAGAAAAAGTCGGGCTGGCCAACTCATCGTGTAATCGGTTCAGGCACATTGCTCGATAGTGCTCGTTTCCGCTACCTGATCGGCGAGCGATTGCAGCTTGACCCGCGCAGCGTACATGCCCATATTATTGGGGAGCATGGGGATTCCGAGCTTCCATTATGGAGCTTGGCAAACGTAGCTGGTTCGTCCATCTCGCTTAGCGAGGAAGAAAAGTCAGACATCTTTACGCATACGAGAGATGCTGCCTACGAAATCATAGAAGCGAAAGGTGCCACTTATTACGCTATTGCGTTAGCACTGGATCGCATTGTAACTGCGATACTGTCCAATGAGTCGGCTGTACTCAATGTATCCACGTTAGTTGAAAACTACCACGGCATATCGGATGTATACATGGGTGTTCCGTGTGTCGTTGATCGCAATGGAGTAAGAGAGGTGCTGGACATTCCGATTACAGAGGAAGAAAAAGCGCTGCTGCACCGTTCGGCGAACAAATTGAAGGAACTGATTAAAACGATCTCGGTTTAG
- a CDS encoding formate/nitrite transporter family protein — protein sequence MEHAPLRRVEQLALKKQKVFLTSKLRYILRAMLASMFIGFGVIVAFKTGSFFYESHSPLTYPMAAITFGAAIILIAYGGGDLFTGNTFYFTFAALRGKMRWLNVVKLWCASYAGNFLGAVAFALLIWATGLFSDASVNGFLLSVVEKKLHAPVWELFFRGVLCNWLVCLAFFVPMSLRGDGPKLFAMMLFVFCFFISGYEHSIANLCTFAIALVLNHPGTISLEGMIHNLVPVTLGNLIGGSVLMGVMYYFVNKPFEEVE from the coding sequence ATGGAGCATGCTCCTTTGAGAAGGGTTGAACAGCTTGCTTTGAAGAAGCAAAAGGTGTTTCTGACAAGCAAGCTGAGATATATATTGCGAGCCATGTTAGCGAGTATGTTTATCGGATTTGGCGTAATCGTAGCGTTTAAGACAGGCAGCTTTTTCTATGAGTCACATAGTCCGCTAACCTATCCAATGGCGGCGATAACGTTTGGTGCAGCAATCATTCTAATCGCATATGGCGGAGGAGATCTTTTTACAGGAAACACCTTCTATTTCACCTTTGCAGCTCTTAGGGGCAAAATGCGCTGGCTAAACGTTGTAAAGCTATGGTGTGCAAGCTACGCAGGCAACTTTCTAGGTGCAGTCGCTTTCGCCCTTCTCATATGGGCAACTGGATTGTTCAGCGATGCATCCGTTAATGGATTTTTACTCAGTGTCGTAGAGAAGAAGCTTCACGCTCCGGTATGGGAATTGTTTTTCCGGGGTGTATTGTGTAACTGGCTGGTCTGCTTAGCATTTTTTGTTCCGATGTCACTGCGCGGAGATGGGCCAAAGTTGTTCGCTATGATGCTATTCGTATTCTGCTTCTTTATTTCAGGCTACGAGCACAGCATCGCTAATCTTTGCACCTTCGCCATTGCGCTTGTGCTGAATCATCCGGGAACAATTTCACTCGAAGGCATGATTCATAATCTTGTACCCGTTACACTTGGTAATTTAATTGGTGGCTCCGTCCTTATGGGCGTTATGTATTATTTCGTAAACAAACCATTTGAAGAGGTGGAATAA
- a CDS encoding HesB/YadR/YfhF family protein, translated as MNLIVEQPAARWYKKEMGLSDGEAIRIYVRLGGCGSVHPGLSLGIMKDEPKTAGLRDVVEGITYFIEDDNLWYLDNKTLRISFDEKYEEIKMVVE; from the coding sequence ATGAATTTAATAGTGGAACAACCAGCAGCTCGCTGGTACAAAAAAGAAATGGGTCTTTCCGATGGTGAAGCGATTCGTATTTACGTTCGCCTGGGCGGCTGCGGCAGCGTTCATCCAGGACTTTCACTTGGCATTATGAAGGATGAGCCCAAGACAGCGGGACTTCGTGATGTCGTAGAAGGTATTACCTATTTTATAGAAGATGATAATCTGTGGTATTTGGATAATAAGACGCTTCGCATTTCTTTTGACGAGAAGTATGAAGAAATTAAAATGGTTGTGGAATAA
- a CDS encoding VanW family protein, with amino-acid sequence MGLPWILAILFLFQQGAYSDSLVIEHEGHAISEMKRAQYSDSMTGIPLVNQEKLDKFMDELDKRVQKPPINAALDGAGRIISEQTGSKLNRKAFEELFYSFIFEGELLKLEAPMLTTYPKVDSELLSNIKTKKIGLYATYYNSRNKNRSHNVELAAKAINNHVVFPDERFSFNEVVGMRTREKGYLRAPVIVRGEVSEDVGGGICQISSTLFNAVDRAGLKIVERYSHSRHVKYVPSGRDATVSWYGPDFVFQNKYDQPILIRAYAQGGQVSIVICSSEDVNAKTRQVPSASKKLPEEIKLEMDAGGSEPKK; translated from the coding sequence ATGGGATTGCCGTGGATTCTGGCCATATTGTTTTTGTTCCAGCAAGGAGCATATTCTGATTCTTTAGTTATCGAGCATGAAGGCCATGCGATTTCGGAAATGAAACGTGCACAGTATAGCGATTCGATGACTGGCATTCCGCTCGTTAATCAAGAGAAGCTTGATAAATTTATGGATGAGCTTGATAAACGAGTGCAGAAGCCTCCTATTAACGCAGCGCTTGATGGAGCGGGGAGAATCATATCCGAGCAGACAGGAAGTAAGCTTAATCGGAAAGCGTTCGAGGAGCTGTTTTACAGCTTTATTTTTGAAGGGGAATTATTAAAGCTTGAGGCTCCTATGCTAACGACTTATCCGAAAGTAGACAGCGAGCTGCTCTCAAACATCAAAACCAAAAAAATTGGACTCTATGCTACATACTACAACTCACGAAACAAAAACCGTTCTCATAATGTTGAATTAGCTGCGAAAGCAATTAATAACCATGTCGTTTTCCCGGATGAACGGTTTTCTTTTAATGAGGTTGTTGGCATGCGGACAAGGGAAAAAGGGTATTTGCGTGCTCCAGTCATTGTGAGGGGAGAGGTTTCGGAAGACGTCGGCGGTGGTATTTGTCAAATTTCATCTACCCTCTTTAATGCGGTGGATCGGGCAGGACTCAAAATTGTTGAGCGCTACTCACATAGCCGGCATGTCAAATATGTTCCGTCAGGCCGCGATGCGACGGTAAGCTGGTATGGGCCGGATTTTGTGTTTCAAAATAAATATGATCAGCCTATACTTATTCGTGCTTATGCGCAGGGAGGGCAGGTTAGCATCGTTATTTGCTCTTCGGAAGACGTTAATGCAAAAACGAGACAAGTGCCCAGCGCTTCAAAAAAATTGCCTGAGGAAATCAAGCTGGAGATGGATGCTGGCGGCTCGGAGCCAAAAAAATAA
- a CDS encoding S-layer homology domain-containing protein, with the protein MSKRLKRSMSLVLAVVMVFCTVVAGFTNEQAEAAQTAQPQMWKFDFGSAPAPAGSTGGPVADGYIGITGTTLYTPEKGYGLDMNLASRFRGAESPDNVINDFVLGGTNVPFVFKADIPNGNYKVTLYSGDLLQTTSTYKTKVTIEEVAGDSINSRRAVESKVYNASVADGQFNIQLTGDGTFSVLNAVIIEQVLPSAPEGLMLTSISANGVSMKWTAVTDAVYYHIYRTTGGSEPSAPIAEQIKETSYSDANVSVGDSYTYYVSSVNAFGQQSPLSTASEAALIPMPQSPVVPINLAVTEVNAASIRLAWGASVGAANYVVYRSDAVDGTYGEIGQSAALSYIDQTANTAIVQYYKIKARNGQVLSDYSAYAASTVYVPPVVLPDGDVKRFDFGKGWAADGYVSVSSAAAYSAERKYGFGDPAKVSFVDRGTADALRSDFSIVKDTSFIVDLPNADYTVSLIAGDLNDVTDISITVENMEKVKRLDGNAVRPAGQFLEMSFDIALVDGQLNFEFAGTAPKINALVITKKAERTPGELPTIYLAGDSTVQTYDPYWLPQAGWGQMIPSFFSENVIFKNHAIGGRSTKNFISEGRLDEVLRAIKPGDYFLVQFGHNDATISVPDRYASPADYKNYLKTYVNGAKQRGATPILVTPMGRRSFNAETGKFNVSFPEYVQAMKEVGQELDVNVVDLSTLSIAYYDSIGPAATLSVFLHTPAGVYGAFPNGSADDTHFQEYGAIQLARMLSAAIKQLDLPLAQSVKEIELPANVPAKPTSLIAGSISNAGALLKWDKTATADIYKIYRKLSSEPDSAYAMIGTSTLPTLNMGGLVEGNSYHVYVTAVNGKGESAPSDPIFIQTKSALYKYDFGTIGGVVEAGYTEVTRNTIYTAERGYGITDSTGMIDRDRGAGTDALRRDFVAYFGNSYEFKVDLPNGYYSVKTYTGDWIGSTKTIINIENKDYGTVSSGKENIAERVFNMIAVKDGQLNMILSGQTAHLNGVEITPLLLAPTKLELNDLDLSSNPIKAELSWTGVADAVKYHVYRKATVASSAELLGVTTQPTFIDTSADVGLEYVYSVSAIDNTGFESVTSNFLQVSMIDPNVEKAAIPTGLALASIHKNDISFTWDAVPQARMYNVYRAKEANGPYTLIGKSSTASYTDNTVLTTIPYYYKVASVNEGGISELSDALETQAITTLIRAMEYLDRSPVAIKTENGNYLGWRMLGLDPESIGFNVYRDGIKLNDELITKSTNYVDTAGTDTSLYHITSVLSGVEQAATSSFGVWQKQYKSVPLQKPADDYTKDGQPYSYAAGDASVGDLDGDGKYEIVMLWSPSNSKDNSQAGYTGIVYMDAYKLDGTRLWRINLGPNIRAGAHYTQFMVYDLDGDGRAEVTFKTADGTIDGTGKAIGDPSKDYRNSSGYVLLGNEYLTVFEGLTGKALATTEYDPPRGDVAAWGDAYGNRVDRFLAAVAYLDGEKPSLVFSRGYYTRTVLAAYDYRNGQLTKRWVFDSNDEGNGSFAGQGNHNLSIGDSDGDGKDEIHFGAMGIDDDGKPLYNTGLGHGDAMHFGDLDPERPGLEIFAVQEHSDSPYGMDLKDARTGEIIWGIHTGVDTGRGMSADLDPRYLGEEMWSANIVSSEHIPVTGLYSAKGEKITTSIPSSTNFGVWWDGDLLRELQDYNRIDKWDYMNAKTVNLLTAVGSATNNSTKANSSLQADLFGDWREEIMLRSEDSSEFRIYSTVDETEYRIRTLMHDPNYRLGVAWQNVAYNQPPHPSFYLGDGMAMPAAPNIQYIQALVTSITVTAAGQADSVKVGSTLQMNAEVHMDTAANKNVVWSVVNEDGSSTTLAAIGTDGLLHATAEGKVTVVATAADGSGVKGEKKITLLADPVVSPSPTPTPTPSPSPTPDSPPGGTAPTPTPAGNQVTVEAVTVNGKATAVVEAADLQKAIEAATKSLTIKVNAVGSAKSVEISIRGGAFAGLNTKDAFSLTMDTGSVKVTLSNKALKGALGAGTETLKLSIDRMDTSGLSEAIREKVGDGTVYDFNLYVGDKKISEFAGGKHTLEISVPYVLKLGEKPGNVVVYYIADDGKFEIVRNGKYDAKTGMITFKTNHFSYYSSLYAASAFTDLNQALWAIDPIEALAARSIVNGYGDGSFQPSGEVTRGAFVKMLMLALELEDREGVSSFSDVKAGAWYASSIAAAEKLGIIKGKSDGTFGVNELISRQDMAVMAYRAAEVAGLKLVSGSAIAFTDQEEIADYAAKAVQEMQSTGILNGMSGNTFMPNGWSTRAQAAKVIYSMMRMLE; encoded by the coding sequence ATGAGTAAGCGATTGAAACGGAGCATGTCGTTAGTGTTGGCAGTAGTTATGGTTTTCTGCACGGTTGTTGCTGGATTTACAAATGAGCAAGCAGAGGCCGCGCAAACTGCACAGCCGCAGATGTGGAAGTTTGATTTTGGTTCAGCGCCAGCACCTGCTGGAAGTACAGGTGGTCCTGTCGCGGATGGTTATATCGGTATTACTGGAACGACGCTTTATACACCTGAGAAGGGCTATGGTTTGGATATGAATCTTGCTTCTCGTTTTCGAGGGGCAGAGTCACCGGATAACGTAATTAACGATTTTGTTTTGGGAGGAACCAATGTTCCTTTTGTATTCAAAGCGGACATACCTAATGGCAACTATAAGGTCACGCTTTATTCCGGTGATCTTCTTCAAACGACTTCTACCTACAAAACGAAGGTAACGATTGAGGAAGTAGCCGGGGATTCTATCAACTCTCGTAGAGCTGTAGAGAGCAAGGTTTATAATGCTTCAGTCGCAGATGGACAATTTAATATTCAACTGACAGGCGATGGAACATTCAGTGTTTTGAACGCTGTTATCATCGAGCAAGTACTTCCTTCAGCGCCTGAAGGACTCATGCTGACGAGTATAAGCGCAAATGGCGTTTCAATGAAATGGACAGCTGTCACAGATGCGGTTTACTACCATATATACCGTACGACTGGCGGCAGTGAGCCAAGTGCGCCGATTGCTGAGCAAATCAAAGAAACGAGCTATTCCGATGCTAATGTAAGTGTGGGGGATAGCTATACGTATTATGTTTCGTCCGTCAATGCCTTTGGCCAGCAATCGCCTTTAAGCACAGCTAGCGAGGCTGCCTTGATTCCGATGCCGCAGTCTCCTGTTGTCCCCATCAATCTAGCAGTTACCGAAGTGAATGCCGCCTCTATTCGGCTTGCTTGGGGAGCTTCTGTCGGAGCGGCGAACTATGTCGTATATCGTTCGGATGCAGTGGATGGGACGTATGGTGAGATTGGCCAATCAGCTGCATTGTCGTATATCGATCAAACTGCGAATACCGCTATCGTACAATATTACAAAATAAAAGCACGGAATGGACAAGTCTTGTCCGACTACTCGGCTTACGCGGCAAGCACCGTGTATGTGCCGCCGGTTGTATTGCCGGATGGAGATGTAAAACGTTTTGATTTTGGAAAAGGTTGGGCAGCTGATGGTTATGTTTCCGTTTCCTCTGCTGCTGCTTATTCCGCGGAGCGAAAATACGGGTTTGGTGATCCGGCAAAGGTAAGCTTCGTCGACCGCGGCACAGCGGATGCGCTGCGCTCGGACTTCAGCATCGTAAAGGACACATCCTTCATTGTAGATCTGCCGAATGCAGATTACACAGTGTCTCTTATTGCAGGGGATCTGAATGACGTAACGGATATTTCAATTACAGTCGAGAACATGGAAAAGGTAAAACGACTGGACGGCAATGCGGTTAGGCCAGCAGGTCAATTTCTTGAAATGAGCTTTGATATTGCGTTGGTAGACGGGCAGCTGAACTTCGAGTTTGCGGGTACTGCTCCAAAAATCAACGCGCTCGTCATTACGAAAAAAGCGGAGCGTACACCAGGCGAGCTGCCTACTATTTATCTAGCAGGTGATTCTACTGTACAAACGTACGATCCGTACTGGCTTCCACAAGCGGGCTGGGGACAAATGATTCCAAGCTTTTTCTCTGAAAATGTTATTTTCAAAAATCATGCGATCGGCGGTCGTAGCACCAAAAACTTTATATCCGAAGGCCGCTTGGACGAGGTGCTGAGAGCTATTAAGCCGGGCGATTATTTCCTCGTGCAATTTGGTCATAATGATGCAACGATTAGCGTTCCGGATCGTTATGCATCTCCAGCAGATTACAAAAACTATTTGAAAACGTATGTAAACGGCGCGAAGCAGCGCGGAGCAACGCCAATTCTTGTGACGCCGATGGGCAGGCGCAGCTTCAACGCCGAGACTGGAAAGTTTAACGTCAGCTTCCCAGAATACGTGCAAGCGATGAAGGAAGTTGGGCAGGAGCTTGATGTTAATGTGGTCGATTTGAGCACGCTGAGTATTGCGTATTACGATTCAATCGGTCCAGCAGCAACGTTATCCGTGTTCCTTCATACGCCAGCTGGAGTATACGGAGCATTCCCGAATGGGTCCGCTGATGATACGCATTTCCAAGAATATGGCGCCATTCAGCTCGCGCGTATGCTTTCGGCAGCGATCAAGCAGCTGGATTTGCCACTGGCTCAATCCGTAAAAGAAATTGAATTGCCAGCAAACGTGCCAGCTAAGCCGACCAGCCTTATCGCTGGAAGCATAAGCAATGCAGGAGCATTGCTCAAATGGGACAAAACAGCAACGGCGGATATTTACAAAATCTATCGCAAGCTTTCCTCAGAGCCGGATAGCGCGTATGCCATGATTGGTACTTCTACACTTCCGACGCTGAATATGGGCGGACTTGTTGAAGGGAACAGCTATCATGTTTATGTGACAGCAGTGAATGGCAAAGGAGAGTCTGCGCCATCCGATCCCATCTTTATTCAAACGAAATCGGCATTGTACAAATATGATTTCGGAACGATTGGCGGAGTAGTTGAGGCTGGTTATACCGAGGTTACTCGCAATACGATCTACACCGCTGAACGCGGATATGGCATAACGGATAGCACAGGTATGATAGATCGCGACCGCGGAGCGGGTACGGATGCGCTCAGACGAGACTTTGTTGCTTATTTTGGCAATAGCTATGAATTCAAAGTAGACCTGCCAAACGGTTATTATTCAGTCAAGACCTATACGGGGGACTGGATCGGGTCAACGAAAACGATTATTAATATTGAAAATAAGGATTATGGCACGGTATCATCTGGCAAGGAAAATATTGCTGAACGGGTGTTCAACATGATTGCCGTTAAGGACGGACAGCTGAACATGATCCTCAGCGGTCAGACTGCTCATTTGAATGGGGTTGAAATAACGCCGCTGCTTCTAGCGCCTACGAAGCTAGAGCTAAACGATCTTGATTTGAGCAGCAATCCAATTAAGGCGGAGCTTTCATGGACAGGAGTAGCAGATGCTGTAAAATATCATGTTTATCGCAAGGCTACTGTCGCAAGCAGCGCTGAGCTGCTAGGCGTGACGACGCAACCAACGTTTATTGATACTAGCGCGGATGTTGGCCTTGAGTACGTATATTCGGTGTCGGCAATAGACAATACCGGATTTGAGTCGGTGACATCTAATTTCCTGCAGGTGTCCATGATTGATCCGAATGTGGAGAAAGCAGCGATTCCAACAGGCCTTGCACTTGCTTCCATTCACAAAAACGATATTAGCTTCACTTGGGATGCTGTTCCACAGGCAAGAATGTACAATGTGTATCGCGCCAAAGAAGCGAATGGCCCTTATACGTTGATTGGAAAGTCATCTACGGCATCTTATACCGACAACACCGTTTTGACGACGATTCCTTATTACTATAAAGTGGCTTCTGTCAATGAGGGCGGCATTTCTGAGCTCTCGGATGCTTTGGAGACACAGGCGATTACAACGCTTATTCGCGCAATGGAGTATCTGGATCGTTCGCCTGTCGCCATTAAGACGGAGAACGGCAACTATTTGGGATGGCGTATGTTAGGACTTGATCCAGAGTCAATCGGCTTCAATGTTTATCGTGACGGCATCAAGCTTAACGATGAGCTGATCACGAAGAGCACGAACTATGTGGATACGGCGGGTACAGACACATCCTTGTACCATATTACATCGGTGCTGAGCGGTGTTGAGCAGGCTGCGACCAGCAGCTTCGGCGTTTGGCAAAAGCAGTACAAATCAGTGCCGCTGCAGAAGCCAGCCGATGATTATACGAAGGACGGACAGCCGTACTCGTATGCAGCGGGTGACGCTAGCGTAGGGGATCTCGACGGTGACGGTAAATATGAGATTGTCATGTTATGGTCGCCATCCAACAGCAAAGACAATTCCCAAGCCGGTTATACGGGCATTGTGTATATGGATGCATATAAGCTTGACGGCACGCGGCTATGGCGCATTAATCTCGGACCAAATATTCGAGCAGGAGCGCATTATACACAGTTTATGGTTTATGACTTGGACGGTGATGGACGTGCGGAAGTCACGTTCAAGACAGCGGATGGTACGATTGACGGAACGGGCAAAGCCATCGGTGATCCTAGTAAGGATTATCGCAACAGCAGCGGATATGTATTGTTAGGCAATGAATATTTAACCGTATTCGAGGGCTTAACTGGAAAAGCGCTTGCCACAACAGAGTATGATCCGCCTCGCGGTGATGTTGCAGCGTGGGGAGATGCTTACGGCAATCGGGTGGACCGTTTTCTAGCAGCGGTCGCGTATCTTGACGGCGAGAAGCCGAGCTTAGTTTTTAGCAGAGGGTATTACACACGTACGGTGCTTGCTGCTTATGACTATCGCAATGGTCAGCTGACGAAGCGGTGGGTATTTGACTCTAACGATGAAGGAAACGGCTCCTTTGCAGGCCAAGGGAATCACAATTTATCGATAGGCGATTCAGACGGCGACGGCAAAGACGAAATTCATTTTGGCGCGATGGGTATTGATGACGATGGCAAGCCGCTCTACAATACGGGACTTGGCCACGGTGATGCGATGCATTTTGGCGACCTTGACCCTGAACGTCCGGGACTGGAAATATTCGCTGTACAAGAGCATAGCGACTCCCCATACGGGATGGATTTGAAGGATGCGCGTACAGGCGAAATTATTTGGGGTATTCATACCGGCGTAGATACGGGCCGCGGGATGTCAGCGGATCTCGATCCAAGATATTTGGGTGAAGAGATGTGGAGCGCCAATATTGTAAGTAGCGAGCATATCCCGGTTACAGGATTGTACAGCGCCAAAGGCGAGAAAATAACGACGAGCATCCCAAGCTCGACAAACTTTGGCGTATGGTGGGATGGCGATCTGCTGCGCGAGCTGCAGGATTATAATCGCATCGATAAATGGGATTATATGAATGCAAAAACGGTTAATTTATTGACGGCAGTTGGCTCCGCTACAAATAACTCGACGAAAGCGAACTCTAGCTTGCAGGCTGACTTGTTCGGCGACTGGCGTGAGGAGATCATGTTGCGTTCAGAAGACAGCAGCGAATTTAGAATCTACTCTACTGTGGATGAAACCGAATATCGTATTCGCACGCTGATGCATGATCCGAACTATCGTTTAGGAGTAGCTTGGCAAAATGTTGCTTATAACCAGCCGCCGCATCCAAGCTTCTATTTAGGAGACGGAATGGCGATGCCAGCAGCTCCAAATATTCAATATATTCAAGCGCTAGTTACCTCGATAACGGTAACAGCGGCAGGGCAAGCCGATTCTGTTAAGGTGGGCAGCACGCTCCAGATGAATGCAGAGGTTCATATGGATACTGCGGCTAACAAAAATGTAGTTTGGTCAGTTGTGAATGAGGATGGCAGCTCTACTACTCTGGCAGCAATCGGAACAGATGGCCTGCTTCATGCGACAGCGGAAGGAAAGGTAACCGTCGTAGCGACGGCTGCGGATGGATCGGGTGTAAAAGGGGAGAAAAAAATTACCCTGCTTGCAGATCCAGTCGTTTCACCTAGCCCAACACCGACACCAACTCCAAGTCCAAGTCCAACACCGGATTCACCGCCTGGTGGTACAGCGCCAACTCCAACGCCTGCTGGCAATCAAGTAACGGTTGAAGCAGTGACAGTGAACGGAAAAGCGACAGCGGTGGTAGAAGCTGCGGATCTCCAAAAAGCGATCGAAGCAGCAACAAAATCGCTCACCATTAAGGTGAATGCGGTAGGGTCTGCCAAATCAGTAGAGATCAGCATTCGTGGCGGTGCGTTTGCGGGCTTGAATACGAAGGATGCATTTTCTTTAACAATGGATACGGGCTCGGTAAAAGTAACCCTTTCGAACAAAGCACTTAAGGGTGCGCTTGGCGCAGGTACAGAAACGCTTAAACTATCAATCGATAGGATGGATACTTCTGGACTCTCCGAGGCTATTCGAGAGAAAGTTGGCGATGGAACCGTCTATGATTTCAATCTATATGTAGGCGATAAGAAAATAAGTGAATTCGCGGGCGGCAAGCATACACTTGAGATAAGTGTTCCTTATGTGCTTAAGCTAGGTGAGAAGCCGGGCAATGTGGTCGTATATTATATCGCAGACGATGGCAAATTCGAAATCGTTCGCAATGGAAAGTATGATGCAAAAACAGGGATGATCACCTTCAAAACAAATCATTTCAGCTATTATTCTAGCCTATACGCAGCATCTGCATTCACGGATCTGAATCAAGCTTTATGGGCAATCGATCCGATTGAAGCATTGGCAGCGCGCAGCATTGTTAATGGCTATGGAGATGGCAGCTTCCAGCCGAGTGGCGAGGTGACACGAGGAGCATTTGTGAAAATGCTGATGCTGGCATTAGAGCTAGAAGACAGGGAAGGAGTAAGCAGCTTTAGCGACGTGAAAGCAGGCGCATGGTACGCCAGCTCAATTGCCGCAGCTGAGAAGCTTGGCATAATAAAAGGCAAGTCTGACGGAACCTTTGGCGTCAACGAGCTTATCTCACGGCAGGATATGGCCGTTATGGCCTACCGTGCAGCTGAGGTGGCTGGCTTGAAGCTTGTGAGTGGAAGCGCAATTGCTTTCACCGATCAGGAGGAGATTGCCGATTATGCAGCCAAGGCTGTTCAGGAAATGCAGTCGACAGGCATTCTGAACGGCATGTCGGGTAATACATTTATGCCAAATGGTTGGAGTACAAGAGCACAAGCAGCAAAAGTCATTTATTCGATGATGAGAATGCTCGAATAA
- a CDS encoding helix-turn-helix transcriptional regulator: MFAKRLKQLRKSRKLTMQEVADYLGVAKSTYAGYESGYRQPTLESIQTISRKLRTSADYLLGLTDYPEPPIELNHNAKEYLNYDQLHWDGVPLEKDDLDLIRNLLERVLRDRTLPKDE, encoded by the coding sequence ATGTTTGCGAAGCGCCTTAAACAGCTGCGTAAATCGAGGAAATTAACGATGCAGGAAGTTGCTGATTATTTAGGAGTTGCGAAAAGCACCTATGCAGGCTATGAATCCGGCTATCGACAGCCGACTCTTGAATCCATTCAAACCATTTCACGCAAGCTGCGCACTTCCGCTGATTATCTTCTTGGGCTTACTGATTATCCTGAGCCGCCAATTGAGCTCAATCATAATGCGAAGGAATATTTGAATTATGATCAGCTGCACTGGGATGGGGTTCCTTTGGAAAAGGACGACCTGGATTTAATTCGCAACTTGCTCGAACGTGTACTCCGCGATCGCACCTTGCCAAAGGATGAATGA